The genomic segment AGGACGAATTCAAGGAACTGTCGGAAGACCGGACATGACCCGTACGCGCAGCATCGATCTGAATTGTGATCTCGGCGAGGCGGCAACCCCGGCGCAACGGGATGCAGAAGCTCGGCTCATGCCCTATATGACATCAGTAAATATCGCCTGCGGCGTACATACGGGTGATACGGCACTGATGCGCAGCACGGTGCAGCTGGCGCGACAGTATGATGTGGCAATCGGCGCGCATCCCGGGTTACCTGACCGAGAATCACGCGGACGCCGGGAACTGCCGCTGTCGCAAGCGTTGGTGCTGGACCTCATCCTCTCGCAGGTGAGTGAATTGATGGCGATCGGGCAGTCGGAAGGCATCCGGCTCTCTCACGTGAAACCGCATGGAGCCCTCTACAACATGGCGGCGCGCGATCCAGAGCTCGCCGATGCAGTCGCGGCTGGTATCGTTCAACTCGATCAGCGGTTGATCCTCGTCGGATTGGCCGGGTCGGAACTTCTCAACTCTGGAAGAGCGCATGGGCTGATCGTGGCCGCGGAAGGATTCGCGGATCGAGGCTATCGGGCTGATGGTCGTTTAGTACCCCGAACTGAGACACATGCGCTCATCCATGACGAATCGACCGTCGTCGCCCGAGCGCGGTCACTGGTACATGAAGGCACCCTCGCCGCTGGCGATGGGACGTTGCTCCACCTCCACGTCGATACCCTCTGTCTGCACGGGGACACGCCCGGTGCCGTCCGCCTGGCCCATGCGCTACGAATGATGTTCGACGATGACGGAATTTCCGTGAGGCGCCTCGATCATGCCGACTAAGCCGCCGGTTATTCATGTGTTGCATCCCGGCC from the Nitrospiraceae bacterium genome contains:
- a CDS encoding LamB/YcsF family protein, which translates into the protein MTRTRSIDLNCDLGEAATPAQRDAEARLMPYMTSVNIACGVHTGDTALMRSTVQLARQYDVAIGAHPGLPDRESRGRRELPLSQALVLDLILSQVSELMAIGQSEGIRLSHVKPHGALYNMAARDPELADAVAAGIVQLDQRLILVGLAGSELLNSGRAHGLIVAAEGFADRGYRADGRLVPRTETHALIHDESTVVARARSLVHEGTLAAGDGTLLHLHVDTLCLHGDTPGAVRLAHALRMMFDDDGISVRRLDHAD